One Pseudomonas tolaasii NCPPB 2192 genomic window carries:
- a CDS encoding LysR substrate-binding domain-containing protein, translating to MLNHWPPLGTLRGFEAAARLGSFHKAAEELHLTQSAISQQIRSLEAYLEQPLFFRSGRSVSLTDAGYDFLSTTQALLQQLAVGVRRLGQYRKPNQLVLNTTPTFARHWLLPRLADFRRRHPEVDLWIFSTDEVPDMASQTIDLAVRDDISSQAECSFKVLHADRLFPACHPRVLNVPKEQRTTLHGEREMDWSHWAVEAGVDVGQQDQGLNFSDPGLLLDAVCTGLGIGLVSQLLSRQAQENGLLTPLVEATIRGPSWALLTHRDSEHDPMARSFTAWLLTHLQADPT from the coding sequence ATGTTGAACCACTGGCCGCCCCTCGGCACGTTGCGCGGCTTTGAAGCCGCCGCCCGGCTGGGTAGCTTCCACAAGGCGGCTGAAGAACTGCACCTGACCCAATCAGCGATCAGCCAGCAGATCCGCAGCCTGGAGGCCTACCTTGAGCAACCGTTGTTTTTCCGCAGCGGGCGCAGCGTGAGCCTCACCGACGCCGGTTATGACTTTCTCAGCACCACCCAGGCCCTGTTGCAACAATTGGCGGTCGGCGTGCGGCGGCTGGGGCAATACCGCAAGCCCAACCAACTGGTGCTCAACACCACGCCGACCTTCGCCCGCCATTGGTTGCTGCCGCGTCTGGCGGACTTCCGTCGCCGGCACCCGGAAGTGGACCTGTGGATTTTCAGCACCGATGAAGTGCCCGACATGGCCAGCCAGACCATCGACCTCGCGGTGCGCGACGACATCAGCTCCCAGGCCGAATGCAGCTTCAAGGTGCTGCATGCCGACCGCTTGTTCCCCGCGTGCCACCCACGCGTGCTGAACGTGCCGAAGGAGCAGCGCACCACCCTGCACGGCGAGCGGGAAATGGATTGGAGCCATTGGGCGGTGGAAGCCGGCGTCGATGTGGGACAGCAGGATCAGGGCCTTAATTTTTCCGACCCCGGCCTGTTGCTGGACGCCGTGTGTACCGGGCTCGGGATTGGCCTGGTCAGCCAGTTGCTGAGCCGCCAGGCCCAGGAAAACGGGTTACTCACGCCGCTGGTCGAAGCAACCATTCGCGGCCCGAGCTGGGCACTGCTGACCCACCGCGACAGTGAACACGACCCCATGGCACGCAGTTTCACCGCGTGGCTGCTGACCCATCTGCAGGCAGACCCGACATGA
- a CDS encoding glutathione S-transferase family protein: MKLIGMLDSPYVRRVAISLDLYGVPFEHQALSVFRHFPEFSQINPVVKAPTLVLDDATVLMDSSLILDYLEALAPADKKLLPQSPAARARDLQVLGLALAACEKSVQIVYEHNLRPAEKQHAPWLDRVGGQLLAAYALLEKHLPDDETLTQASLTAAVAWSFSQFTVASVVNADAFLNLKRHAERLEQHPAFKRYPIE; the protein is encoded by the coding sequence ATGAAACTGATCGGCATGCTGGACTCGCCCTACGTGCGTCGCGTGGCTATTTCCCTGGACCTCTACGGGGTGCCCTTCGAGCATCAAGCGCTCTCGGTGTTTCGCCACTTCCCGGAATTTAGCCAGATCAACCCGGTGGTCAAGGCGCCCACGCTGGTGCTGGACGATGCAACCGTGCTGATGGACTCCAGCCTGATCCTCGACTATCTGGAAGCCCTGGCCCCGGCTGACAAGAAGTTGCTGCCCCAGTCCCCCGCCGCCCGCGCCCGTGATTTGCAAGTGCTCGGGCTTGCCCTGGCGGCGTGCGAGAAAAGCGTGCAGATCGTGTATGAACACAACCTGCGCCCGGCCGAGAAACAGCACGCGCCCTGGCTCGACCGCGTCGGCGGCCAGTTGCTGGCGGCCTATGCGCTGCTGGAAAAACACCTGCCCGACGATGAAACGCTGACCCAGGCGTCCCTCACGGCGGCGGTGGCCTGGTCGTTCAGCCAGTTCACCGTGGCCTCGGTGGTCAACGCCGATGCGTTCCTCAACCTGAAACGCCACGCCGAACGGCTTGAACAGCATCCGGCCTTCAAGCGCTACCCGATCGAATAA
- a CDS encoding carbohydrate porin produces MTPTSHSSLGRLLLGLALGAALPVQADDTTLTGDWGGLRRELDEQGIRFTGDYSGETAYNAHGGQHRAARYSQNIKLGVQFDLGKLYGFNQGDRIQLTINDRRGNSASEDLVGNRLPIQENYGGLYTRLTELSYERTLFTPALNIKLGYMAMGNDLGGLDSGILCNFMNAGFCRHPLNMSGGSGWTNYPNARLGARVKYDFSPSWQLRVAAFNVDPDSNGNASRAWRLDPKRTTGTVVPIELVYKHAGTLPGEYKLGYYYDSSDVKRIGSDKKVSGRGGHYLLVDQAVWASESSAGRVLHAFGQYSAASEAASPFSQWYGAGVVLYKPFEGRPRDTLALGYGRAVPNPRSREVQELAAVNAGTDYPNLNNAEQLIELSYGYQATPWLTLRPDVQYILEPGAFSGVDIDNALVVGLQVKAVF; encoded by the coding sequence ATGACCCCCACTTCTCATTCTTCCCTCGGGCGCCTGTTGCTGGGCCTGGCCCTGGGTGCCGCCCTGCCCGTACAAGCCGACGATACGACCCTGACCGGCGACTGGGGCGGCCTGCGCCGCGAACTCGACGAACAAGGCATTCGCTTTACCGGCGACTACAGCGGCGAAACCGCCTACAACGCCCACGGCGGCCAACACCGCGCGGCGCGCTACTCGCAGAACATCAAGCTCGGCGTGCAGTTCGATCTGGGCAAACTCTACGGTTTCAACCAGGGCGACCGCATCCAGCTGACGATCAACGACCGTCGCGGCAACAGCGCTTCCGAGGACCTGGTGGGCAACCGCCTGCCGATCCAGGAAAACTACGGCGGCCTCTACACCCGCCTCACCGAGTTGAGCTACGAGCGCACGCTGTTCACCCCAGCGCTGAACATCAAGCTCGGCTACATGGCCATGGGCAACGACCTTGGCGGCCTCGACAGCGGCATCCTCTGCAACTTCATGAACGCCGGTTTCTGCAGGCACCCGCTGAACATGTCCGGTGGCAGCGGCTGGACCAACTACCCGAACGCCCGCCTGGGCGCGCGGGTGAAATACGACTTTTCACCAAGTTGGCAACTGCGCGTGGCCGCCTTCAACGTGGACCCGGACAGCAACGGCAACGCCAGCCGCGCCTGGCGCCTGGACCCGAAACGCACCACCGGCACCGTGGTGCCGATTGAGCTCGTCTACAAACACGCCGGCACCCTGCCGGGTGAGTACAAGCTCGGTTACTACTACGACAGCTCCGATGTAAAACGCATCGGCAGCGACAAGAAGGTCAGCGGGCGCGGCGGGCATTACCTGCTGGTTGATCAAGCGGTGTGGGCGTCCGAATCATCCGCCGGGCGCGTGCTGCACGCCTTTGGCCAATACTCCGCTGCCAGCGAAGCGGCCTCGCCGTTCAGCCAGTGGTATGGCGCAGGCGTGGTGCTGTACAAGCCGTTCGAAGGTCGCCCACGGGATACGCTGGCCCTGGGATATGGCCGCGCCGTGCCCAACCCGCGCAGCCGGGAGGTGCAGGAACTGGCTGCAGTCAACGCCGGGACCGATTACCCCAACCTGAACAACGCCGAACAGTTGATCGAACTGAGCTATGGCTACCAGGCCACGCCATGGCTGACGCTGCGCCCGGATGTGCAGTACATCCTTGAGCCCGGCGCGTTTTCCGGGGTGGATATCGACAATGCGCTGGTGGTGGGGCTACAGGTGAAAGCTGTTTTCTGA
- a CDS encoding Fic family protein, protein MSFDPFGDFETAGYLQNALQLKDPVEIKESEHLSFELSLEDALVYLASVKTIAYSSVLKVHEILFSGFYPWAGKDRKVLVPHLAVFKGTPQNPHHTAFEQPLLIEPSIDYALELASNRARFRDRPGDVMGQLAFAHPFLDGNGRTILLVFMELCFRAGFAIEWSKTNKDHYLLALSDEIREPFQGHLNHYLKPFVVDIADRDEWPAMIGGIKGLDGLDKEGITYANLDQPEVQQIYKTYRAQLLDASSSVEPGN, encoded by the coding sequence ATGAGCTTTGACCCCTTCGGCGACTTCGAGACTGCCGGGTACCTTCAAAATGCTCTGCAGCTCAAGGATCCTGTCGAAATTAAAGAGTCCGAGCATCTCTCGTTTGAATTGAGTCTGGAAGATGCACTGGTTTACCTGGCGAGTGTAAAAACCATTGCGTACAGCTCGGTCTTGAAAGTGCACGAAATCCTGTTCTCGGGTTTCTATCCCTGGGCAGGTAAGGACCGGAAGGTACTTGTTCCCCATCTTGCTGTTTTCAAGGGGACGCCGCAGAACCCGCATCATACGGCCTTCGAACAACCGCTCTTGATCGAGCCTTCTATTGACTACGCGCTCGAACTGGCTTCGAACCGTGCGCGTTTCAGAGATCGCCCTGGCGATGTAATGGGGCAACTTGCCTTTGCCCACCCATTTCTTGACGGAAATGGTCGTACGATCCTGCTGGTTTTCATGGAGCTTTGCTTTAGAGCCGGTTTTGCGATTGAGTGGTCGAAAACCAATAAAGACCATTATCTTCTGGCACTCAGCGATGAAATTAGAGAGCCCTTCCAGGGGCATTTGAATCACTACCTGAAGCCGTTCGTGGTTGATATTGCCGACCGTGATGAATGGCCAGCAATGATTGGTGGCATCAAAGGGCTGGATGGGCTAGATAAAGAAGGCATTACCTACGCGAACCTGGACCAGCCCGAGGTTCAACAGATCTACAAGACTTACAGGGCGCAACTGCTTGACGCCTCCTCCTCGGTAGAACCGGGCAACTGA
- a CDS encoding Bug family tripartite tricarboxylate transporter substrate binding protein, with the protein MPSPTPLRVLIGFSPRSASDDLLNSMAPALSAALERPIHIELMPGELGARAARAFIAGEADGHTVLVATFGTHAINPNLRDDLGYDPLLDFEPICLATRAPLVLGTGLPVDNVQALIELGLQQTLTYGSSGVGSAPYLAGLLFEKLTGVKLEHRAYPDTRELYGALEEGSLDLSFNNAASMLPKVREGSLRALGVTTPQRSAALPAVPTLDESGLSGFALNNWLGFVAPKGTSPATITVLNSAIASALKAAQTQALLDENGIEAVAGTPAQFARHLADELARWAWLRG; encoded by the coding sequence ATGCCTTCACCCACGCCCCTGCGCGTACTGATCGGCTTTTCGCCGCGCAGCGCTTCCGATGACTTGCTCAACAGCATGGCCCCGGCACTGAGCGCCGCCCTGGAGCGCCCGATCCACATCGAGCTGATGCCCGGTGAACTCGGTGCCAGGGCCGCCCGCGCGTTCATCGCGGGTGAGGCGGACGGTCATACCGTGCTGGTCGCCACGTTTGGCACCCATGCCATCAACCCCAACCTGCGTGATGATCTGGGTTATGACCCGTTGCTGGACTTTGAGCCGATCTGCCTGGCGACCCGTGCGCCGCTGGTGCTGGGCACGGGGCTACCGGTGGACAATGTGCAGGCGCTGATCGAGTTGGGCTTGCAGCAGACCCTGACCTACGGCAGTTCGGGCGTGGGCAGCGCGCCTTATCTGGCGGGCCTTTTGTTTGAGAAGCTGACCGGTGTCAAGCTGGAGCACCGGGCGTACCCCGACACGCGCGAGCTGTATGGGGCGCTGGAGGAGGGCAGCCTCGACCTGAGTTTCAACAACGCCGCTTCCATGCTGCCAAAGGTGCGCGAAGGATCGCTGCGTGCGCTGGGGGTGACCACACCGCAGAGATCGGCGGCGTTGCCCGCTGTGCCGACATTGGATGAGTCCGGCCTGAGCGGTTTTGCGTTGAACAACTGGCTGGGTTTTGTCGCACCCAAAGGCACTTCACCGGCGACGATAACCGTGTTGAACAGCGCCATCGCCAGTGCGTTGAAGGCTGCGCAAACCCAGGCGTTGCTCGACGAAAACGGCATTGAAGCCGTGGCTGGCACGCCCGCACAGTTCGCCCGGCACCTGGCCGATGAACTCGCGCGTTGGGCGTGGTTGCGCGGCTAG
- a CDS encoding bestrophin family protein has product MKAAIIKKYRLIIKTMGYVGWALFWLLLWDIAVTVDFMLFLNAKINLPLMPLTLLGSALVVLISFRNSSAYNRWWEARTLWGAMVNNSRSFARQVLTLLDDPDAEVNPIKSTLLRRHVAYVNCLAAHLKGQPCPEEVRAFIPGEEFARNGATNNFANDILTGSATLLAREYQAGRLDSIRLARLESTLVDLSNAQGGMERIANTPLPYPYVYFPRLFISLFCLIVPVGLVESLGWFTPLASTVVGFMLLAIERIGTDLQSPFHSSEHQIQMETICETIEKNLQSMQRDALA; this is encoded by the coding sequence TTGAAAGCCGCCATCATCAAAAAGTACCGTTTGATCATCAAAACCATGGGCTACGTGGGTTGGGCCCTGTTCTGGCTGCTGTTGTGGGATATCGCCGTGACGGTGGATTTCATGCTGTTTCTCAACGCCAAGATCAACCTGCCGTTGATGCCGCTCACGCTGCTGGGTTCGGCGCTGGTGGTGCTGATCAGTTTTCGCAACAGCAGCGCCTACAACCGCTGGTGGGAAGCACGCACGCTGTGGGGGGCGATGGTCAACAATTCGCGCAGTTTCGCGCGGCAGGTGCTGACCTTGCTGGATGACCCGGACGCCGAAGTCAACCCGATCAAGTCCACCCTGCTGCGCCGTCACGTCGCCTATGTGAACTGCCTGGCGGCGCACCTCAAGGGCCAGCCGTGCCCGGAGGAAGTGCGCGCATTCATTCCCGGTGAAGAATTCGCGCGCAACGGCGCCACCAACAACTTCGCCAACGACATTCTCACCGGCTCCGCCACGCTGCTGGCCCGTGAATACCAGGCCGGGCGGCTGGACAGCATTCGCCTGGCGCGGCTGGAATCCACCCTGGTGGACCTCTCCAATGCCCAGGGCGGCATGGAGCGTATCGCCAATACGCCGCTGCCCTACCCCTACGTGTATTTCCCGCGCCTGTTCATCTCGCTGTTCTGCCTGATCGTGCCGGTCGGCCTGGTGGAATCCCTCGGCTGGTTCACGCCGCTGGCGTCCACGGTGGTGGGTTTTATGCTGCTGGCGATCGAGCGCATCGGCACCGATTTGCAAAGCCCGTTTCACTCCAGTGAGCACCAGATTCAGATGGAGACGATTTGTGAAACCATCGAGAAAAACCTGCAGTCGATGCAGCGCGATGCCCTGGCGTAA
- a CDS encoding glucose/quinate/shikimate family membrane-bound PQQ-dependent dehydrogenase: protein MKRTPRAAGASRYLLLGLGVIIALLGVALAVGGAKLASLGGSWYFLIGGGAMAISGVLIAQRKPAGAWLFAAFLVGTAVWAIADVGLVFWPLFSRLFMFAAIGVVVALVYPLLAGRPARGAYGIAAVLAVGVAVAAGNMFVAHPSVAPTGAGPGITAVNPADAQKDWAHYGNTEGGSRFAALDQINRDTVNKLKVAWTYHTGDVAISDGNGAEDQLTPLQIGNKVFICTPHNNLIALDADTGKELWKNEVNAKSAVWQRCRGMAYFDATAPIAQPTQPNSSPIIAASVPAGAQCQRRLLTNTIDARLIAVDADTGQFCEDFGTHGQVDLKAGLGNVPDSYYQLSSAPLIAGTTVVVGGRVADNVQTDMPGGVIRGFDVITGQMRWAFDPGNPEDKKAPAEGSTYVRSTPNSWAPMSYDPLMNTVFLPMGSSSTDIYGVERTQLNHKYGASVLALDASTGAEKWVYQTVHNDLWDFDLPMQPSLIDFTPPGSDKPVSAVVIGTKAGQIYVLDRATGKPLTDVREVPVKAANIPNEPYSPTQPKSVGMPQIGAQTLTESDMWGATPFDQLLCRIDFKGMRYEGLYTAPGTDKSLSFPGSLGGMNWGSISTDPVHGFIFVNDMRLGLWIQMVPGQKNAQASSGGEALNTGMGAVPLKGTPYAVNKNRFLSVAGIPCQAPPFGTLTAIDMKTQKVAWQVPVGTVEDTGPLGIRMHLPIKIGLPTLGGTLSTQGGLIFIAGTQDFYLRAFNSGNGDEVWKARLPVGSQGGPMTYVSPKTGKQYIVITAGGARQSTDRGDYVIAYALP, encoded by the coding sequence ATGAAACGAACACCCCGCGCCGCTGGCGCATCCCGATATCTCCTGCTGGGCCTGGGCGTCATCATCGCCCTGCTCGGCGTGGCCCTGGCCGTGGGCGGCGCCAAGCTGGCCAGCCTGGGCGGTTCCTGGTACTTCCTGATCGGCGGCGGCGCCATGGCGATTTCCGGCGTGCTGATTGCCCAACGCAAGCCCGCGGGTGCCTGGTTGTTCGCCGCGTTCCTGGTCGGCACAGCCGTGTGGGCGATTGCGGATGTGGGCCTGGTGTTCTGGCCGTTGTTCTCGCGGCTGTTCATGTTTGCCGCCATCGGCGTGGTGGTGGCGCTGGTTTATCCGCTACTGGCGGGCCGCCCTGCGCGCGGCGCGTACGGCATTGCCGCCGTGCTGGCGGTAGGCGTGGCGGTCGCGGCAGGCAATATGTTCGTCGCACACCCCAGCGTGGCCCCAACGGGTGCAGGTCCGGGCATCACTGCGGTGAACCCGGCAGACGCGCAGAAAGACTGGGCGCACTACGGCAACACCGAAGGCGGCAGCCGTTTTGCCGCGCTGGACCAGATCAACCGCGATACCGTGAACAAGCTCAAAGTCGCGTGGACCTACCACACCGGCGACGTGGCCATCAGCGACGGCAACGGCGCCGAAGACCAGCTCACGCCCCTGCAGATCGGCAACAAAGTGTTCATCTGCACACCGCACAACAACCTGATCGCCCTGGATGCCGACACCGGCAAAGAGCTGTGGAAGAACGAAGTCAACGCCAAGTCGGCCGTGTGGCAGCGCTGCCGTGGCATGGCGTATTTCGACGCCACCGCGCCGATTGCTCAACCGACCCAGCCCAACAGCTCGCCGATCATCGCCGCCAGCGTCCCCGCCGGTGCCCAGTGCCAGCGCCGTCTGCTGACCAACACCATTGACGCACGCCTGATCGCCGTGGACGCCGACACCGGCCAATTCTGTGAAGACTTCGGCACCCACGGCCAGGTCGATCTGAAAGCCGGCCTGGGCAACGTGCCGGACAGCTACTATCAACTGTCCTCCGCGCCCTTGATCGCCGGCACCACCGTCGTGGTCGGCGGCCGCGTGGCGGACAACGTGCAAACCGACATGCCCGGCGGCGTGATCCGTGGTTTTGACGTGATCACCGGCCAGATGCGCTGGGCCTTCGACCCGGGCAACCCGGAAGACAAAAAAGCCCCGGCCGAGGGCAGCACCTACGTGCGCAGCACGCCGAACAGCTGGGCGCCGATGTCCTACGACCCGCTGATGAACACGGTTTTCCTGCCGATGGGCAGCTCATCCACCGACATCTACGGTGTGGAACGCACCCAGCTCAACCACAAATACGGCGCATCGGTACTGGCGCTGGACGCCTCCACCGGTGCTGAAAAGTGGGTGTACCAGACCGTCCACAACGACCTGTGGGACTTCGACCTGCCCATGCAACCGAGCCTGATCGACTTCACCCCGCCGGGCAGCGACAAGCCCGTGTCGGCGGTGGTGATCGGCACCAAGGCCGGGCAGATCTACGTGCTCGACCGCGCCACCGGCAAGCCGCTGACCGACGTGCGCGAAGTGCCGGTCAAGGCCGCCAACATTCCCAACGAACCCTACTCGCCAACCCAGCCAAAATCCGTGGGCATGCCGCAGATCGGCGCGCAAACCCTGACCGAATCGGACATGTGGGGCGCCACGCCGTTTGATCAGTTGCTGTGCCGCATCGATTTCAAGGGCATGCGCTACGAAGGCCTGTACACCGCGCCGGGCACGGACAAATCCCTGAGTTTCCCCGGCTCCTTGGGCGGCATGAATTGGGGCAGTATTTCCACCGACCCGGTGCACGGTTTTATCTTCGTCAACGACATGCGCCTGGGCCTGTGGATCCAGATGGTGCCGGGCCAAAAAAACGCCCAGGCCTCGTCCGGCGGTGAAGCACTGAACACCGGCATGGGCGCCGTGCCGCTCAAGGGCACGCCCTATGCGGTGAACAAAAACCGCTTCCTGTCGGTGGCCGGCATTCCGTGCCAGGCGCCGCCGTTCGGCACCCTCACCGCCATCGACATGAAGACGCAGAAAGTGGCGTGGCAAGTGCCCGTCGGCACGGTGGAAGACACCGGCCCGCTGGGTATCCGCATGCACCTGCCGATCAAGATCGGTTTGCCGACGCTGGGTGGCACGCTGTCGACCCAGGGCGGCCTGATCTTTATCGCCGGCACCCAGGATTTCTACCTGCGCGCCTTCAACAGCGGCAACGGTGATGAAGTCTGGAAAGCCCGCCTGCCCGTGGGCAGCCAGGGTGGCCCGATGACCTATGTGTCGCCGAAAACCGGCAAGCAATACATCGTCATCACCGCCGGCGGCGCTCGCCAGTCCACCGACCGTGGCGACTACGTGATCGCCTACGCCCTGCCCTAA
- the mug gene encoding G/U mismatch-specific DNA glycosylase: MTDRLEDILAEGLSVVFCGINPGKGSAALGLHFANRSNRFWRTLHLAGFTPHELRAQDGPRLLDYGYGLTTLVERPTASAGELAQHEFKGAAAAFEQKIRRCQPRFVAFLGKAGYSALSGQRQLDWGLQPQLLGDASVWVLPNPSGRNLAFSLEQLVDAYRPLQAAIAQADQQPLTS, translated from the coding sequence ATGACCGACCGGCTCGAAGACATCCTCGCCGAAGGCTTGTCGGTGGTGTTCTGCGGCATCAACCCCGGCAAGGGCTCGGCCGCCCTCGGCCTGCACTTTGCCAACCGCAGCAACCGCTTCTGGCGCACCTTGCACCTGGCGGGGTTCACGCCCCATGAACTTCGCGCGCAAGACGGGCCAAGGCTGCTTGATTACGGCTACGGCCTGACCACGCTGGTCGAGCGCCCCACGGCGAGCGCCGGCGAGTTGGCGCAGCATGAGTTCAAGGGGGCAGCGGCGGCCTTTGAGCAGAAGATCCGCCGCTGCCAGCCACGCTTCGTGGCGTTTCTGGGCAAAGCCGGCTACAGCGCACTGAGCGGCCAACGCCAGCTCGACTGGGGGTTGCAGCCGCAATTACTGGGCGACGCCTCGGTATGGGTGTTGCCCAACCCCAGCGGGCGCAACCTGGCGTTCAGCCTGGAACAATTGGTGGACGCTTACCGGCCACTGCAAGCCGCCATTGCGCAGGCCGATCAACAGCCCTTAACCTCCTGA
- a CDS encoding imm11 family protein, with the protein MTKCHLTICETKGKERRMRHMRYYWLRPQFAMPGKWVLGNIGHVDNWLFRHPPAEFMEPCTYTLDVLHDGAERDYSVAGYASVPVLSQRAYEALAGLPEVDEPYHHVVLEPVRIANKAVSQDYFVMVIETQVDCIDEQRSEFERFAVDDPVRPDLAGQYSYFFRLVIDPSKTGGRHIFRVKDYLGAIIVSEEVKRRFEAAGLVGLVFDSVDAD; encoded by the coding sequence ATGACCAAATGCCACTTGACCATCTGTGAGACAAAAGGGAAAGAGAGAAGGATGAGGCACATGCGGTATTACTGGCTCAGGCCACAATTTGCAATGCCGGGTAAATGGGTGTTGGGAAACATAGGCCATGTTGATAACTGGCTCTTCAGGCACCCGCCTGCTGAGTTTATGGAGCCGTGCACCTACACGCTTGACGTGCTGCACGACGGTGCAGAACGGGACTACTCGGTTGCCGGGTATGCCAGTGTTCCGGTGTTGAGCCAAAGGGCCTATGAGGCCCTGGCGGGGTTGCCCGAGGTGGACGAGCCTTATCACCACGTCGTGCTTGAGCCGGTCCGCATCGCGAACAAGGCCGTGTCGCAGGATTATTTTGTGATGGTCATCGAGACCCAGGTCGACTGCATTGACGAACAGCGTTCGGAGTTTGAACGCTTTGCGGTAGACGATCCTGTGAGGCCGGATCTGGCAGGGCAATACAGCTACTTTTTCCGGCTCGTCATCGACCCGTCGAAAACAGGCGGTCGCCATATCTTCCGGGTCAAGGACTACCTCGGCGCAATTATCGTCAGCGAAGAAGTCAAACGTCGTTTCGAGGCCGCTGGGCTGGTCGGGCTGGTCTTTGATTCGGTTGATGCTGACTGA
- a CDS encoding SOS response-associated peptidase, protein MCGRLTQYRGIHDFVAALSMPNALVNSVGEQPLGRYNVAPSTPVALLHLENGLLHADLVRWGWRPHWAKDRAPPINARVEKVANGPFFRAIWPHRAIAPIDSWFEWVDEGGPKKQPYLIRRRDGAPVLCAAIGQLPDADEGAGVDDGFVIITADSAGGMLDIHDRRPVVLNPLLAREWLDPATSRNRAEQLVLFQGEPSEVFEWYRVDTAVGNPRHDGAHVVEPIDG, encoded by the coding sequence ATGTGCGGACGACTGACGCAGTACCGGGGCATCCATGATTTCGTCGCGGCCCTGAGCATGCCCAATGCCCTGGTCAACAGCGTGGGCGAGCAGCCGCTTGGGCGCTACAACGTGGCGCCCTCCACGCCGGTCGCCTTGCTGCATCTGGAAAACGGTCTGTTGCACGCCGACCTTGTACGCTGGGGCTGGCGCCCGCACTGGGCCAAAGACCGCGCGCCGCCGATCAATGCGCGGGTGGAGAAAGTCGCCAATGGCCCCTTTTTTCGCGCCATCTGGCCCCATCGCGCGATCGCGCCCATCGACAGCTGGTTTGAATGGGTGGACGAAGGCGGCCCGAAAAAGCAGCCCTATCTGATCCGCCGCCGCGACGGCGCCCCGGTGCTCTGCGCCGCCATCGGCCAACTGCCTGACGCCGATGAAGGCGCAGGCGTTGACGACGGCTTCGTGATCATCACCGCCGACAGCGCCGGCGGCATGCTCGATATTCATGACCGCCGCCCCGTGGTGCTCAACCCGTTGCTGGCCAGGGAATGGCTGGACCCGGCCACCAGCCGAAACCGCGCCGAGCAACTGGTGCTGTTCCAGGGCGAGCCGTCTGAGGTGTTTGAATGGTATCGAGTAGATACCGCCGTCGGTAATCCGCGCCATGACGGGGCGCATGTGGTTGAGCCGATAGACGGCTGA
- a CDS encoding DUF6124 family protein has translation MNKPVPDPPLDTLKDRAAFNRAIDHYLPTQSVHIQDLSFEDALFYTASLLDSASATALDCGELLPPPERAKVLAVWHLLEMAKTTVDRSIECLKPETQ, from the coding sequence ATGAATAAACCCGTCCCCGACCCGCCCCTCGACACCCTCAAAGACCGCGCCGCCTTCAACCGCGCCATCGACCATTACCTGCCCACCCAAAGCGTTCACATCCAGGACCTCAGCTTCGAAGACGCCCTGTTCTACACCGCCAGTTTGCTCGACAGTGCTTCGGCGACTGCGCTGGATTGCGGCGAGTTACTGCCGCCGCCTGAACGGGCGAAGGTGCTGGCGGTGTGGCATTTGCTGGAGATGGCCAAGACCACGGTGGATCGGTCTATCGAATGCCTCAAACCTGAAACACAATAA